Part of the Chloroflexota bacterium genome is shown below.
GATCTCTACCTCGATCGCGATCCGGTCGCCGGGGCTTCCGTCGACGTCTCCGGCGCGGTCGAGTTCTGGGACCTCACGAACCGGCAGGACTACCACGTCGTGGAGCTCCAGCAGCGCGGCACCGGGTCGCGGAGCTGGGTCGCCGGCCGCTACTCGAACCAGGAGGCGGCCGTCCACGCCTTCGATCTCATGTGCGTCGACCGCTATGCGCTCGACGGGACGCGCACAGTCCGCGGAACGAACTCCGTCGTCGATCGGGCGCGGGCAGCCCGGCGAGCGGTCGTGCGCTCCGGACCTCCAGGGGCCTGACGCTCGTCAGGGACGGGAGCGACCTCGGCGACCTCCGCCGGCGTCGCGTCGAGGAGCGAGGTCGTCGTGAAGCGATACTCGTTGACCGGCACCTGGGCCTCAGTGAGCGCCGGTCGTGGGCTGATCCGCGACGTCGATGTGGAGCGGAGCGTGGTCGCTCGGGAGCTGGCCCTTCCGGGCATCCCGGTCGCGCTCGGCCGCCACCACCCGTCCGGCGACGGATCGGGTGGCGTAGAGATGATCGATGCGCATCCCGAGATTCTTGTGGAAGTTGCCGGCCCGGTAGTCCCACCAGGTGAAGAATCCCGGCTCCGGGTGGAACGGGCGGACGACGTCCGCGAGTCCCCACGCGCGAAGATCGGCGACCGCCTTCCGTTCGGCCGGGGTGACGTGCGTCCCGCCGTGGACCGCCACCGGGTCCCAGACGTCGATGTCCTCGGGCGCGACGTTGAAGTCGCCGCCGATGACGAGATCGTCGGCCGGGTCGGCTGCCTCGTCCAGCCACCGCCGGAGCCGCTCGAACCAGGCGAGCTTGCCGGTGAAGAAGGGCGTGTCCAGCGCCCGGCCGTTCGGCGCGTAGAGGCTCACGACGCGGATCCCGCCACAGCGGGCGGCGATCATTCGCGCCTCGCCGAACGGGTCGAACGATTCGCCATCGCTCGGACCTCCGCCGCTCGGTGGCGCGCTCGGCCGGACCGGCCCGTCGCCGAAGTTCGTGACGATCTCCGCGATTCCGACCCGGGATGCGATGGCGACGCCGTTCCATCGCCCCTCGCCGTGGTGGGCGAGCTCGTAGCCGGCCATCGCGAACGCCAGCGCCGGTGCGGCATCGTCGGCGAGCTTCGTCTCCTGGATCAGGAGGACGTCAGGGGCTGCGGTCGCAAGCCAGGCTTCGACGCGAGGAAGGCGCGCCCTGAGCGAGTTCACGTTCCAGGTAGCGATGCGCATGGGGTCGGGTCTCGGCGAGCTGCGGGCGTCGATCGGTTCGCGACGATCAGAACCGGCGGCCGCGCTGGCGGGCGAGGTCGAACGTCGCCGTGTCGGCGATCGCCATGACCGCCATCGTCCCGGCCTGGACCGGATCCGAAACGACGAGATCCACCGCTTCCGTGATGCTGCCCGCCATGTTGAGGGCGACGATCGGGATGCCGCTCTCGCGGAGTTCCCGCGCGGCGCGGGTGATGTCGCCGCCCATGATGGATCCGGCGAGGACGAGGAGGCGGGCCCGCGGCAGGTCCATCACCGCGCGGACCGCGGCGGCGATCGCCTCCTCGCCGACGAGGGGGATGGTGTCGACGCTGATCCGCTCGCCGCGAAGGTTGTGGCGATCCGCTTCGCTCACCGCGCCGAGTGCGACCTGGGCGACCTGAGCGCCGCCGCCGACGACGATGACGCGCTTGCCGAAGACGCGGTCGAGCGATCGGGTGAGGCGCTGGGTCCGGACGCCGCTCGTGCTGTGGACCGCCCGGACGACCGCCTCCTCGTCGAGCCCCTCGACTTCGACCTCGAGCTCGATGCCGGGGCTCCCGTCCTCCGTCGCCGGCTCGATCCGGCGGACGGTGCTCAAGGTTCGAATGAGCCCGCCGGCTTCCCCGATGCCTGCGGCCAGGGTCGGGACCGCCGTCGCCGAATCGTCGAGGACGACGCGGAGAGCGACCGTCGTCGGGAGTGTCGGGCGGCGGGCCATCGGTCCGACCTAGCGGCCGCGGTCGCGAACGTCGGCGACGGACATCCGCGACGGTTCCAGACCGCCGGACGGATCGTGCTCCTCGTACGCCTGGCCGAGCGCGGCGAACGCCGCTCGCGTGGCGGCAGCGTCGCTCGTCGTGAGCATGAGTGCCCCGTCCGTGTCCTCGGCGACGCCGACGATCCCGGTGATGTTCACGTCGCGCTCCGCGAGCGCGGTGGCGACGCGGGCGAGGGCGCCGGGTCGATCGTCGAGCTGGACCGTGAACCAGACCGTCACGAAGTCACCTCCTGCGGGCCGATGGTACCGCGCCGGCGGCGCCAGGCGGGAGGCGGCATGTCGGGCGAGAGGCGGCATTGACCGGGTCCGCCGCGGCTGGCACGCTCTCACGTGAGATGCCGCCGCGACCCTCGATGCCGACCGAGCCGCCGGTCCAGATTTTCGGCCTCGATGGGGATCAGGCGACACGGGCCGCGCTGCGATTCTTCAAGGAACGCCGCGTCGCGGTCGCGTTCGTCGACGTCCGGCGTCGTCCGATCGCGCCGGCCGAGCTCCGTCGATTCGTCGACCGCCTCGGCGCGACGGCCTGCACCGAAACGGACGGCCGGGCCTGGCGGGACGCGGGGCTCGGCTACCTTCGCATGACGGACGATGAACTCGCGACGCGCCTCCTCGCGGACGTTCGCCTCCTGAGACTGCCCCTCGTGCGGCACGGCTTCGAGGTGACGGTCGGCCGCGCCGAGCCGACGTGGAAGGCGTGGCTGGCGGCGAGCGCCGCGCGCCGGCCGGTGTCATCCTGACGTCGATGACGGATCGGGCCCAGCCGAACGATCGAAACCAGCCGACCAGCGCCTCCGCGGAGGCGGAACCGCTCCGCCGGAGCGGCCGGGTCGCCGTCCGCCCGGACATGCCCGCCGCGCTCCGTCCCCACGGTCGAGCCACGGAGGATGAGCGCCTCCTTCAGCGTCCTGAACGACCGGCCTTCCTCGACACGGACACCTGGCGGGCGCTCAGGATCCTCTCCGAGTTCGTCGATGGGTTCGATGCGCTCGCCACGATTGGGCCTGCGGTCACGGTCTTCGGCTCTGCCAGGCTCGGCCCGGACGAGCCGGCGTACGAGCTCGCGCGGACGATCGGCCGCCTCCTCGCCGAGGCCGGCTACGCGGTCATCACCGGCGGTGGACCGGGTGCCATGGAGGCGGCGAATCGCGGCTGCCAGGAGGCCGGCGGCCTGTCGATCGGCTGCAACATCGAGCTGCCGCACGAGCAGTACATCAACCGCTACGTCGATCTCGGCATCGAGTTCCGTTACTTCTTCGCCCGCAAGACGATGTTCGTCAAGTACGCCGACGCGTTCGTCATCCTCCCCGGCGGCCTCGGCACGCTCGACGAGCTCTTCGAGGCGCTCACGCTGATCCAGGTCGGCAAGATCCGCCACTTCCCGGTGGTCCTTGTCGGCACGGCGTATTGGGGCGGCCTCGTCGAGTGGATGCGGACGACGCAGGTGCCGGCGGGGACGATCGACGCGGCGGACCTCGAG
Proteins encoded:
- the xth gene encoding exodeoxyribonuclease III yields the protein MRIATWNVNSLRARLPRVEAWLATAAPDVLLIQETKLADDAAPALAFAMAGYELAHHGEGRWNGVAIASRVGIAEIVTNFGDGPVRPSAPPSGGGPSDGESFDPFGEARMIAARCGGIRVVSLYAPNGRALDTPFFTGKLAWFERLRRWLDEAADPADDLVIGGDFNVAPEDIDVWDPVAVHGGTHVTPAERKAVADLRAWGLADVVRPFHPEPGFFTWWDYRAGNFHKNLGMRIDHLYATRSVAGRVVAAERDRDARKGQLPSDHAPLHIDVADQPTTGAH
- a CDS encoding DUF5612 domain-containing protein, whose amino-acid sequence is MARRPTLPTTVALRVVLDDSATAVPTLAAGIGEAGGLIRTLSTVRRIEPATEDGSPGIELEVEVEGLDEEAVVRAVHSTSGVRTQRLTRSLDRVFGKRVIVVGGGAQVAQVALGAVSEADRHNLRGERISVDTIPLVGEEAIAAAVRAVMDLPRARLLVLAGSIMGGDITRAARELRESGIPIVALNMAGSITEAVDLVVSDPVQAGTMAVMAIADTATFDLARQRGRRF
- a CDS encoding ACT domain-containing protein; translated protein: MPPLARHAASRLAPPARYHRPAGGDFVTVWFTVQLDDRPGALARVATALAERDVNITGIVGVAEDTDGALMLTTSDAAATRAAFAALGQAYEEHDPSGGLEPSRMSVADVRDRGR
- a CDS encoding arsenate reductase, whose translation is MPTEPPVQIFGLDGDQATRAALRFFKERRVAVAFVDVRRRPIAPAELRRFVDRLGATACTETDGRAWRDAGLGYLRMTDDELATRLLADVRLLRLPLVRHGFEVTVGRAEPTWKAWLAASAARRPVSS
- a CDS encoding TIGR00730 family Rossman fold protein — translated: MTDRAQPNDRNQPTSASAEAEPLRRSGRVAVRPDMPAALRPHGRATEDERLLQRPERPAFLDTDTWRALRILSEFVDGFDALATIGPAVTVFGSARLGPDEPAYELARTIGRLLAEAGYAVITGGGPGAMEAANRGCQEAGGLSIGCNIELPHEQYINRYVDLGIEFRYFFARKTMFVKYADAFVILPGGLGTLDELFEALTLIQVGKIRHFPVVLVGTAYWGGLVEWMRTTQVPAGTIDAADLELFQLTDDPDEAIAIIQAFGDGDPRGAIPIEEDELR